GAGACTGAAAAAGATTTTTATCCTTCGCGGCTTCTGCTAATCCCATGCTTATAACAATCTTTTTTAGCACCGGAATCTGCATTACATTCTTGTACGAGAACTTCTCAGAAAGTTTCTTTCTAATCTCTGTATAATAAAGCTCCTTCAATCTACTCATTTTAGCTTTCTCTCCCTAACAACACGATATAGAGCTTCCGATCCATCCGGACTTCTTTGCCAAAGCTCTTTTTGTCCATTCTCTCCATATCTAACAGACAATTTGGCAGGATTTCCGTCTATAGATAATCGAATATTTGAAATATGAACCGGAGCCTCTATTGAAATACGCTTCCCCTTCGGATTGTCTTGACTTTTCCTAATGTTCTTTACGCGAACATTAACTCCTTCTACAGTAACTCTATCACCTGAAAAAGCAAGAACCTTCCCCACACTACCTTTTGCATTTCCAGAAATGACCTGAACTACATCACCCTTTCGAATTGTCTTTTTACCCATGTCCAACTCTTCTATTTTAAATAACCTCAGGAGCCAAAGAACTAATCTTTATAAAACCTTTATCTCGAATCTCCCGAGCTACTGGCCCAAAAATACGAGTGCCTTTTGGATTCCCTTTATCATCAATAATGACACAACTGTTGGAATCAAACCGAAGATTCGATCCATCTTTTCTAGAAATATCACATCGGGTACGAACAATTACTGCTTTGACAACGTCCCCTTTCTTAACAGAACTATCTGGCTCTGTATCTCGAACAGAACAGACTATTACATCGCCTACGGTGGCATAACGCTTTTTTGACCCGCCTAAGACCTTAAAGCACTTCACTCTCTTTGCCCCAGTATTATCAGCGACTTTTAATTGTGTTTCTTGTTGAATCATATCCCTACTTTTCCACTAGCAATTCTGTCTATGAGATTATTTCACAACCTCAACTACCCGCCATCTCTTTAATTTAGAGAGAGGTCTAGTCTCAATAATGCGAACCGTATCCCCTTCTTTTACACCTTCTTCACCTTCTACGTGGGCGTAGTACCTCTTAGAATCTCTCACAACCTTAGAATACTGGGGATGGGAGTACATTCTTTCCACCCTCACCACAACAGTGTTCATCATCTTGGAAGATACAACAACACCAACCTTAACTTTCCTTCTGCCTCGAGATTGAGTCTCAGCCATTTTCCTTACCTTTAGCTCTTTCTTGTTTAACAGTTAGGGCTCTTGCAATATTCTTTCGACACTCGTTAAACAAGTGCGCCTTGACGGACTTATTACTAAGAACAACCTCTTCCCTTAAGGAGAAGATCTGCCTTTTCATCTCCCCCACATAAGCATCTAATTCGCTATTGCTTTTAGCTCGCAGCTCTTCTAAAACAACGCCTCGCTTCATACTCAAACCCTCTCTACCCGCTTAACAAACCTGGTTTTGATCCCCAATTTTGCAGCAGCCCTTCTCAATGCATTCTGAGCCTCTTCTCGGGGCACGTTTGCTACCTCAAAGAGCACTCTACCAGGACGAACAACTGCAACCCAATGGTCAGGAGCTCCTTTCCCTTTACCCATACGAGTTTCTGCAGGTTTTTTAGAGACACTCTTATCCGGGAAAATACGTATCCAAACCTTCCCTTTTCTCTTTAAATGTCTGTTAATAGCCACCCTGCAAGCTTCAATCTGGCGACTAGTTATCCAACCCCGCTCAAGGGTCTGCATCCCAAACTCCCCAAAATCAACAAAGTTCCCCCCTTTGCTTAAACCCGCAAATTGGCCTTTTTGCTGCTTTCGGAACTTCATTCGTTTAGGCATTAACATGTTGTTTTCTCCACACTATAGCTTCTTATGCGGCTGCAACGGGGGCAGTCGCTGAAGTTTTCTCTCCAAGATTTATCCAAACTTTAATCCCTATAATCCCATAGGTAGTCTCAGCAGTCGATATGGCGTAATCTATATCAGCCCTTAGAGTGTGCAAAGGCACCTTTCCTTCCTTGTACCACTCTGAACGAGCAATCTCTGCTCCCGCCAATCTCCCCGAAACCTGGATCTTTACGCCTAAAGCTCCCGCATCCATAACCGATTGCATAGCCTTCTTCATCGCTCGACGAAAAGCCACTCGTCTTTCAATCTGCTTGGCAATTCCATCAGCCACAATCTTAGCATTTAATTCTGGACGCTTAACCTCAGCTATCTCAACCCAAACTTCTCTACCCGTCAACTTCCTAAGCTCTTCTTTTAGAAGATCTACCTCAGTGCCTTTCTTACCTATGACCAAACCTGGACGCGAAGTATGAATTGTAACCTCTATCTTTTCACTCATTCTGCGAATCGTAAACCCCGCAGCTCCCTGACAAGAAGGTTTCTTTTTCAAAAACTCTCGGATACGAACATCTTCAACAAGAAATTCTCCAAACTCCTTCTTGTTTCCGAACCAAAGAGAACGCCAACTTTTGTTAACCCCAGTGCGAAATCCTATAGGACATCCCTTCTGACCCATAAATACCTAACTCCTAGTTCTCTCCGACAACAACAGTTAAATGGCTGGTTCTCTTTAAAACAGGAGACCTTCCACCACGACTTTTTGACTTTATTCGTTTATACGCAGGCCCAGCATCAACTCGAACCTCCAAAACACTCAATCTTTCCCTCTTAACATCGTCATGAAGCTCAGCGTTAGCCACCGCACTGTCTAGGACTTTCTTGAAAAGCCTCCCAGACTTCGCTTGCACAAAGCTAAGCTGCACAGCCGCTTCAGCAACACTCAAATTCCGTATCATCCCGGCAACAAGCCTAGCCTTTCTGGGCTGCACTCTAATATAACGAGCCGTAGCCTTAAACATACACATTCTCCTTCTAGCTCCACACTCCTACTCTATCCCTTCTTAACCGGGTGGCTCTTAAACATTCTCGTTGGAGCAAACTCCCCCAACTTATGACCCACCATAGTTTCAGAAACAAAAACAGAGAGAAACTTTTTTCCGTTATGCACTTCAAAAGTATGCCCCACCATCTCTGGTATAATCATGGAGCGACGAGACCAAGTTTTAATAGGCAACTTTTTCTCGCTTTGATTCATATCACGAACCTTTTTCAACAAATGATGATCAACAAAGGGTCCTTTTCTTAACGATCTAGCCATACTTCCTATTTCCTACGGTCTTTTACAATCCACTTATTGCTCTTACGCTTGGCTCGAGTTTTTAATCCTTTAGTCACCTTACCCCAAGGAGTACGCGGAATGTAGCCATTATGTCGCCCTTCACCCCCTCCGTGAGGATGATCAACCGGGTTCATGGCCGTTCCTCGAACCGTAGGCCGCACCCCTTGCCAGCGACGCCTTCCCGCCTTTCCATCATTCCTTAAATTATGATCAGCATTGGAAACCTCTCCCAAAGTGGCCCGACACCCCTCATGAAGCATTCGGAACTCCCCTGAGGGCATTTTCAAAGTCACATAGCCATTACTTTTTGCCAAAACCTGCGCAGACAACCCTGCAGAACGAACTAACTTGCCTCCGCCCCCTGGACGCATTTCAATGTTATGAACAGATGAACCTAAAGGAATTTTTTTCAAGGACATGCAGCAACCCACTTTATAAGGGCTGTCTTCTCCAGACAAAACTTCATCCCCACGCTGCATTCCCTTAGCAGCAATGATATACCGCTTCTCCCCATCAACATACTGTAAAAGCGCTATGTAAGCAGATCTATTAGGATCATATTCTACAGAAGCAACCTTAGCTGGCACCCCATCCTTATTTCTTTTAAAGTCTATTATCCGATAGAGACGCTTATGCCCTCCACCTCTGTGTCGACAAGTAATGCGACCCAAGTTATCTCTTCCACCACTCTTTTTAATGAAAACCGACAACTTCTTTTGAGGCCTTAAACTTTTCTTAGACGCAGATTCTTCTAAATCTCCAACCTTAGTTAATTCATCAAACCGAGGAAGAACCAACTGCCTAGACCCTGGAGTGACTGGCTTAAACTTTTTAAACATCCTTTACACCTCTTTACCCACTAAGCAACAGAAAAACCAGCCTGAAAGGTAACTACAGCTTTTTTAAAACCAGCAGATTTTCCCTTCTTTCGACTACGAAACACCCTCTTAGCCTTAGGCTTAACGCAAATCGTATTCACCTTTAACACTTTAGCCTTCTTCTCTATATAAATCTGCTCTAACGCTTTAGCAATGCTAGGCTTTGTCGCATCCTTTGCCACCAAAAACACAAACTTCGGATTAGCACAATAACTTCCAGACTTTCTTCCAGACCCATCACCAAAGCTTAGGCCTTCTAAGACCTTTGCTTTCTCTGTTACATAGAACCCTTTAATCACATCATAAGGACTAGACACCTTTTCTTAGCCTCCCCTCTACTCTTCGGAAACGCCCTGGAGCAACCGCTCTACAGACTCATGAAACGCGCTTTCAGAGATCACAATCCCCCTGGAAGACACTACATCATACCCATTTAGATTTTCGTTGTAAGCAAAACCCTTACAAGCCACTAAATTTCGAACACTTTTTCTGAAACTTTCATTTGTTTGCGCGTGCTTCTTGGAATCAACAAAAAGAACCCCTCGCTCTTCAATCTGACATCCCCTTAAAAAGCCTACAACCATCTTAGTCTTCGGACTCGCTAAAGAAGAAAAGACTCCATCCTCCACAACAAAGAACGCTCCAGCCTGAATTTTTTGCCCCAACAAATATCTCAGAGCCGAACGACGCTCTTTCTTGTTTATGCGGATATGCTGATCAAACTTTGGCTTGGGACCAAAAACAACCCCACCACCACGAAACTGAGGAGCAGCCAAACAACCCTGCCGCGCATTCCCAGTTCCTTTTTGCTTGAAAGGCTTCTTAGTGGAGTGACTCACCTCTGATCGCCCCTTTGTACAGGCAGACCACTGCCGCTTATTTGCCCGCAAAGCCACCAAATAATCTTTTATAACCTGACGGTTAACCCCCTTCTCAGAAAAGAAGAGGTCGCTCAGCTCTACCTCTCCAACCTTTTCTCCAGAGAAATTATATTTCGACAACATCACCATAAAAACACCCCTCGAGAACCAAACGCCCTACTCTTTCCCAGAAACCTTTGAACGCCTAACAACAACCAGACCGCCTCTTCCCCCAGGAACAGCCCCGCACACCAAAAGAACCTTTCGACTCACATCTACTTTGACAACCCTTAAATTCTTTATAGTGACATTATTTGCCCCCATGTGACTAGGCCTAGGACTCCCAGGAAAACAACGCCCCGGAGTAGAACGCATCCCAGTAGACCCCGCGTGCCGATGAAACCCAGAACCATGGCTAGCAGGCCCCCCACGAAAGCCATACTTTTT
This is a stretch of genomic DNA from Chlamydiifrater phoenicopteri. It encodes these proteins:
- the rplX gene encoding 50S ribosomal protein L24, whose translation is MGKKTIRKGDVVQVISGNAKGSVGKVLAFSGDRVTVEGVNVRVKNIRKSQDNPKGKRISIEAPVHISNIRLSIDGNPAKLSVRYGENGQKELWQRSPDGSEALYRVVRERKLK
- the rplN gene encoding 50S ribosomal protein L14, which produces MIQQETQLKVADNTGAKRVKCFKVLGGSKKRYATVGDVIVCSVRDTEPDSSVKKGDVVKAVIVRTRCDISRKDGSNLRFDSNSCVIIDDKGNPKGTRIFGPVAREIRDKGFIKISSLAPEVI
- the rpsQ gene encoding 30S ribosomal protein S17 translates to MAETQSRGRRKVKVGVVVSSKMMNTVVVRVERMYSHPQYSKVVRDSKRYYAHVEGEEGVKEGDTVRIIETRPLSKLKRWRVVEVVK
- the rpmC gene encoding 50S ribosomal protein L29, whose protein sequence is MKRGVVLEELRAKSNSELDAYVGEMKRQIFSLREEVVLSNKSVKAHLFNECRKNIARALTVKQERAKGKENG
- the rplP gene encoding 50S ribosomal protein L16; protein product: MLMPKRMKFRKQQKGQFAGLSKGGNFVDFGEFGMQTLERGWITSRQIEACRVAINRHLKRKGKVWIRIFPDKSVSKKPAETRMGKGKGAPDHWVAVVRPGRVLFEVANVPREEAQNALRRAAAKLGIKTRFVKRVERV
- the rpsC gene encoding 30S ribosomal protein S3 produces the protein MGQKGCPIGFRTGVNKSWRSLWFGNKKEFGEFLVEDVRIREFLKKKPSCQGAAGFTIRRMSEKIEVTIHTSRPGLVIGKKGTEVDLLKEELRKLTGREVWVEIAEVKRPELNAKIVADGIAKQIERRVAFRRAMKKAMQSVMDAGALGVKIQVSGRLAGAEIARSEWYKEGKVPLHTLRADIDYAISTAETTYGIIGIKVWINLGEKTSATAPVAAA
- the rplV gene encoding 50S ribosomal protein L22, which produces MFKATARYIRVQPRKARLVAGMIRNLSVAEAAVQLSFVQAKSGRLFKKVLDSAVANAELHDDVKRERLSVLEVRVDAGPAYKRIKSKSRGGRSPVLKRTSHLTVVVGEN
- the rpsS gene encoding 30S ribosomal protein S19 encodes the protein MARSLRKGPFVDHHLLKKVRDMNQSEKKLPIKTWSRRSMIIPEMVGHTFEVHNGKKFLSVFVSETMVGHKLGEFAPTRMFKSHPVKKG
- the rplB gene encoding 50S ribosomal protein L2, which gives rise to MFKKFKPVTPGSRQLVLPRFDELTKVGDLEESASKKSLRPQKKLSVFIKKSGGRDNLGRITCRHRGGGHKRLYRIIDFKRNKDGVPAKVASVEYDPNRSAYIALLQYVDGEKRYIIAAKGMQRGDEVLSGEDSPYKVGCCMSLKKIPLGSSVHNIEMRPGGGGKLVRSAGLSAQVLAKSNGYVTLKMPSGEFRMLHEGCRATLGEVSNADHNLRNDGKAGRRRWQGVRPTVRGTAMNPVDHPHGGGEGRHNGYIPRTPWGKVTKGLKTRAKRKSNKWIVKDRRK
- the rplW gene encoding 50S ribosomal protein L23; this encodes MSSPYDVIKGFYVTEKAKVLEGLSFGDGSGRKSGSYCANPKFVFLVAKDATKPSIAKALEQIYIEKKAKVLKVNTICVKPKAKRVFRSRKKGKSAGFKKAVVTFQAGFSVA
- the rplD gene encoding 50S ribosomal protein L4; translated protein: MVMLSKYNFSGEKVGEVELSDLFFSEKGVNRQVIKDYLVALRANKRQWSACTKGRSEVSHSTKKPFKQKGTGNARQGCLAAPQFRGGGVVFGPKPKFDQHIRINKKERRSALRYLLGQKIQAGAFFVVEDGVFSSLASPKTKMVVGFLRGCQIEERGVLFVDSKKHAQTNESFRKSVRNLVACKGFAYNENLNGYDVVSSRGIVISESAFHESVERLLQGVSEE